One Micromonospora eburnea genomic region harbors:
- a CDS encoding aldo/keto reductase — MQQRPLGRSGLAVSRLALGTMTWGRDTDADDAAAQLKSYLDAGGNLVDTADVYADGDAESVIGSLLGGLVPRDELLIATKAGLRPGSGRRRDGSRGHLLRTLDASLRRLGTDHVDLWQVHGYDPDTPLDETLAALDHAVSSGKARYVGVSNFSGWQTARAAAWQAAWPGRAPIVAAQVEYSLLERGVEREVLPACDAMGLGVLPWSPLGRGVLTGKYRNGRPADSRAASPNFERFVTPYLEPRCSSIVEAVATAAGGLGVSPLEVALAWIRDRPGVAAPILGARTVGQLLGALQVERMTLPEEIVTALDDVSAVPVGYPERDG, encoded by the coding sequence ATGCAACAGCGACCGCTCGGCCGAAGCGGGCTGGCGGTTTCGCGGCTCGCGCTCGGCACCATGACCTGGGGACGGGACACCGACGCCGACGACGCGGCCGCCCAGCTGAAAAGCTACCTGGACGCGGGCGGCAACCTCGTCGACACCGCCGACGTGTACGCCGACGGCGACGCCGAGTCGGTGATCGGCTCGCTGCTGGGCGGCCTGGTCCCCCGGGACGAGTTGCTCATCGCGACCAAGGCGGGGCTGCGGCCGGGCAGCGGCCGCCGCCGGGACGGCTCGCGGGGGCACCTGCTGCGGACCCTCGATGCGTCGCTGCGCCGGCTCGGCACCGACCACGTCGACCTCTGGCAGGTGCACGGATACGACCCGGACACCCCCCTCGACGAGACCCTGGCCGCGCTGGACCACGCCGTGTCCAGCGGAAAGGCCCGGTATGTGGGGGTTTCCAACTTCTCCGGCTGGCAGACCGCCCGGGCCGCCGCCTGGCAGGCCGCCTGGCCGGGGCGGGCCCCGATCGTCGCCGCCCAGGTGGAGTACTCGCTGCTGGAGCGGGGCGTGGAGCGCGAGGTGCTGCCCGCCTGCGACGCGATGGGGCTGGGGGTGCTGCCCTGGTCGCCGCTGGGCCGGGGGGTGCTGACCGGCAAATACCGCAACGGCCGCCCGGCCGACTCCCGGGCCGCGTCGCCGAACTTCGAGCGCTTCGTCACGCCGTACCTGGAGCCACGCTGCTCCAGCATCGTGGAGGCGGTCGCCACCGCCGCCGGCGGGCTGGGGGTGTCGCCGCTGGAGGTGGCGCTGGCGTGGATCCGGGACCGGCCCGGGGTGGCCGCGCCGATCCTTGGCGCCCGCACCGTGGGGCAGCTCCTCGGGGCGCTCCAGGTGGAGCGGATGACCCTGCCCG